In the genome of Ctenopharyngodon idella isolate HZGC_01 chromosome 16, HZGC01, whole genome shotgun sequence, the window GTTCTCAAGGTTGATCCTCGATTCCAGCACTTCTGGAGCCATGTACCTGGCTGTACCCACCTGAGAATCAGATAAATAGAATACTTATTTAACTGTAAATAATTTGATATTGTCTATCTATCAATGTCATGACAACACAgcacttttaataataataataataatatatttttatatattataattattataaataattattaattattttgaaaatattattattaataataatacatttatttttactattatgCCATGACAACacaaattactattattataaatagttatattaatattaataataataataacaacaatatttGTTATacatatttgttatatattataattataaataattattattaatttgaaaatatttttaataataatacattgattttttttactattatgtCATGACAACACAAATTActgttattataaataattagttatattaataataataagaatctattttatatatttgttatatattataattattataaataattaattaattattattattattaatgtaaaaatttttttttaatacatcaaTTTTTTTCTATTGTCATGAcaacacaaattattattataaatagctataataataataataatattatatatatatatatatatatatttgttatatattataattattataaataatttttaattattattaatttgaaaatattattattaaaaatacatttatttttactattatttcatgacaacacaaattattattattataaataattggctatattaataataataataataatttttattatacaaatgtaaaaaataaaagtattattttaaaaaaatattattattattaacattgatCTAAATGACAAGTTTACTCACTCCTTCCATATGCTCATTCAGATTATAAATTCATCTAATCGTTCATTGATTTTGTTCAGAAAACTGTTTTGAGGGTACCAagcttttgcatctttttttatttctttatcttTAAAACATGCACAAATTACTTCATTACTCAACTTCACTTTAAGAGTACAAAAGGTCACACCGATAAACCAACCAAACCAAAACGTGATAAATTAAACAACCTCAGCACTGAAATCTGAACTCCCTTTGAATGTGTTTAGGGTCAATGCCTGGGACCAGCAGAAGGTTGACAAACATCAAAGCACTCTGGGTATGGAGAGACGTCGCTCAGAGTCAGGCGATTGTTAGCTAGTTCATTACTGATTCACTCAGTGCCttttgtcttttcatttttagccAGTGAATCATAAATCTGAGCAGACAGTTTGTACAAAGggcacacatacatacatacacatctGCACATGGTGAGATGCCTGAGGGGACTTTCCCTGCAAGTTATGACAACGGCCCTGCCATTGTAAATCTGCACAAATTTACGTATACATCAGTGCTTTACCTGGCACTTACAACGCTATAAAAGCATGTGAACATAAGTAGTCTGATGCACTGGGGctgataaaaatgtaagttaaGCTGCTTCAGCTGACGAACttaattactaaaatcaaataGGTAAAATttaagcaaaaaaatatatgaaaatgagaaaaaattgcttcataaacattttttatgaagGAATTACAATCCCATAAAACAATGCAActgatgtaaataaataaaaaaacaatggtaTAATATAAAACCACTGATTTATAGTCATTTGTTGTAAGAATAAtaactatatttaaaatttattgcAAACATAAATaagatataaatgtaaataaataagatgcCTGGCTTTATTACACGATTCACGCGAGTGGACGAGATCTCTGCTGATCTATTTCATTGCtgatctctctctttcatttgtTCACAGATTGGTGGATCTTAAGTTGAAATTACGTTGACTAATGCTTCAACAGTCTTCAGAGTTTATGGTAGGTCTGTCTTGAAAGATTTATATAAATCGATCGATCACTCAATAGAGAAAACAAATGACTTGAGTTTACATTCATTCTgaagaaattaaatatataggcctacactatgcatgcatatataaaattttggtcacactttagtttagtgtccaattctcactattcaCACACAATTCTCtcaactatgacttttgcctcaataaaaaacttctaattactgcttattaatggttagtaaggtagttgttaaaggcatagttcacccaaaaatgaaaattaccccataatttactcaccctcaagccatcgtaggtgtatatgactttcttctttcatgCCAAACACAAGTCATCCAATGATGATAAAACCTACTCCACGTGGCTTcgggggattaataaaggccttctgatgcgttaaataaggatatttgtcttacacaaatgcatcgatttgcttcagaaagcctttattaacccccccggagccACGTGGAGTACATTTTACCAtcaatggatgcacttttttgggcttcaaaatctcatcctccaatcactccgattataaagcttagaagagttaggatatttttaatataactctgattgtgtttggcttaaagaagaaagtcatatacacctaggatggcttgagggtgagtaaattatggggtaattttcattttgaggtgaactatccctttaagtttatgTATTAGGTAGGATTAAGatatgtagaatatggtcatggataataaggcattaatatctgctgtataagtactaataaacagctaatatccaagtaatatgcatgctaataagcagtgttggggtaacacattacaagtacaACTTACAAGTTATGCAATCTAATTacttttcaagtaactagtaaaggaacacattactttttcaatttacaaaaaaaaatctaagttactttttcacatttattgactgacagctctcctgtcccgatgttgagagaaataaagtgcagaggtgttgtgtactcctcaaaattaataaaaacagtgaaatgcagtctcagaattttacgcaaatctgtaataattaactttattttaaattacacaaatatactttatgtatttaattttattaaccaatgtctttgctgctgaccttcaatgatccaattcaaccattaatatgcaaaaattactttatattagatttagaaataagagtgttgaacttccttctcctgtatccttttcttctttaatccagaacgGCAGCACAGCTGAGAGGTTTGTTTTAGCTGCGCCCTCTATTGTACaggcataaatatgcatttccttcagcctaaggcttattcatttcacttttggtgtgaaagggccttaacatttaccaaaaacagaactttttttgttgctattaaaaaacaaacaagcaagtccagcccaggtgagaaaaaaaaaacaacgcaaaagtaatgtaacggaTTAcctttcataaaaagtaaccaagtaacgcaattagttactttttcagggagtaacgcaatattgtaatgcattacttttaaaagtaactttctccAGCactgctaataagcaactagttcatagtgagaattggactctaaactaaagtgttaccaaaatttttTGTGGCAATAACAAAATTTTGCAGTAAGCAGACAGAATGCACCATATGAAATATTGTTGCTGAATCTACCTGCCCACTGTTGGCCAAGTCATCCACTGACAGTGAGTTGTCAAGACGGAGACCAAGCCCAAAGTCACAGAGGCAACAAGTGAGGTCATTCTTCACCAGGATGTTAGAGCTCTTCAGATCTCGGTGGACGATGGGCACTTTTGGCCTCCCGCAGGGGGTGTGGTCACTATGCAAATGAGCCACACCCCGGGCCAGCGAGCCCCCGAGCACTCGTAGATCCTCCCAACTGATGAGGTGGCGCGTGAGGTACTCCTGCAGGTTCCCGCGTGGGTGATAGGCGGTGATCAGCCAGTACTGTTTCTCTACCTTCCTCTCCTCGGCAGTCAGGAAGTGTAGAATGTTCTCGTGCTTCAGATCGATGTCTGAGAAGATATCCTTTTCGTTCTTCCAGGATGCGTACTCTTCGTAGGGGAAGATCTTTACCGCCACCGTCTCAAACTGTTCCGAGGGGCTTTGTCTCAGTTTGGCTTTGTACACCTCAGCGAAGCGGCCCTTGCCTACCTGAAGGTCCAGCTCAATGGGCAGAGGTTCCGTGTTGTGGTTGAGGTTGTTGGCGTGCGTGGAGCTGCTGTCCGAGCGGTCGTCGTCCATCATGATGGCGCAGGCGTCACTACAGTCCAGCGGGCCTTTGGGGCCCTTGCGTTTGGACGGCTTCTTGGTCTCCCACTCATCAAGTTTGCGGCGACGGTACATGCGATACCAGTAGAAAGAGGCGATGACCAGCACAGCCAGAACCAGGAGGGGAAGCAAACTGACCAGGATCACCAACACCACCTGGTTATTCGTGGGGTCTGGAATAATAGCTGGAGAGAAAGCAGATGATGTCACAACATTTACCTCTATACAGCAAAAGGCAAATGTTTGTATCAAAACTAGTTATGTATATCTTATAAATCAATACAATTTAAAAGGTAACAGTTCAACAAAAAAAGTAACAGTTCATCCTGTATACAGGAATTTCCGATACCAAGAAATTtgatcattttacaaaaaacattttctatgAATCTACATAAAAACACGTGTTAGACAAACAATATTCCCCATATGTTGTCTCAATTATCCTTAAAGAGTTGCctgaacaaaactttttttgagAGGCCAAGACTTTACCTCATATTAACTGTGTAAGAAAGAAATAATGACAAATCTATATTTCTTGTGTTGCTAATTGATCATTTGTTGAACAAGAAATCTTTAGTTGCCCTGACAACAGTTTATTGGCTGAAGGCATTTTGCATTGAATGATCCGATTAAAATTAGCACAACAATATAGTATTACTgggaacatttataaaaataagaaagttaataaaaaaatagcatttatttatttattaaattaatttaataacatttaattttatttacaaattaattAAGACTAATTATAAGATTAATTCAGTTCAAAATGTACaccaataaattattaaaactaggAGTTCAATAAAAGATCTCAATGCATCATGtcatgttgataaaaaaaaaaaaaagtgatgttaTGTAGTTAGAAGTAGAGATGTTTTGTAACACCATTGTGTCCTTGAGCAAAGTATACTCTAAGTCACTCTGAATCTGTTCATTAACTACTTAGCAGAAATGTCCAGAATTTAGAGCCATTTCAAATGCCAGCTATAACCATTTAGCTATACCTAGTTTGACTGAACTCTTAATCATTAACTCAGTTTGTGAGCAGTTTTTCCTGCCACACCAGGAAGCATGAGTGAAGCTCACACAGTGGGAGTCTGTTCAGCGACTACATCCTTCAAGGGAAAGTTTACACTGCTACGATGTGCGCCTGCCAACCAGAGGATTGGCTTGGAAGCCCTAGTGCTGCAGGTTCAATCCAGAGACAAAGTGAGACCTGCCAACTACGTGGGCAGAGAGTGGAGTCAGTGTTTCGTCTGTCTGCATTCTTCcatcaaacacacagacacgccTTATCATTGAGACACAGACataaaaagaacagaaatggaTACACGACACTGGGAGAGGGAAAACGTCAATAAATGCCAAAGCGTTTGGCAGACAGAACAGTCAGCAAGCACATACATAAAGCATAGACGTGTGGTGCAGAGGGAACACTCAACCCTTCACATACAGCGGCAGAAACCTCTTCTCCAGCCAAACAACCAATATAAACATGCATGAAATCACAGAGTCTTTTCCAGCCACATAAAACAGGATGCCAGCCACACTGCTGTGGTCCATGACATTATCAGCTAATAAGAGGCACTTTTCTGCAGGCTCTACTGTTAAACGCATCACTGTACATCTGTGCCAAGGTCTTAACAAGAATTAAGTGGATTACGCTTTCCAAAGCCTCTGACTCACAAGTAAatctattaaaatttaattgctTCTCATGTCACACCAATAGACATGTTTCTTATTAGTGCATTAACAAGCACCACTATTACTATTACCATTGCTCATACTTACTGGAAAAGGATTAATTAAAAGGcacaataaataagaaaaaaaaaaaaaaaaaaaaactggaagtCTTGaattttgttgacttgtttacttacattatcctaaatgtttccaacaaatgtttaaatccagagaaatccaCAATTTGAACCAGTGTAACGACCCGTGTTATTGTGACGCCTGTCAGTGACGTCatatccgcgttaccctcgagTTCCAGTTTTACTTCTGCAGAAACCAATGGAAACACCttagacactttaatatattatgtgttttattagacaggtgagatTTTGGATACC includes:
- the tgfbr2b gene encoding TGF-beta receptor type-2 isoform X2 codes for the protein MHPLHNPFQLRQLCKFCDLEVSNCNGTGTCDTNCSITSICAQPDEICVAIWRKINDNTTIETLCHKPSEPLYGIMVENYNSTKCEMRKRMSNRGPFHICSCNAEECNDKLIFTLPIIPDPTNNQVVLVILVSLLPLLVLAVLVIASFYWYRMYRRRKLDEWETKKPSKRKGPKGPLDCSDACAIMMDDDRSDSSSTHANNLNHNTEPLPIELDLQVGKGRFAEVYKAKLRQSPSEQFETVAVKIFPYEEYASWKNEKDIFSDIDLKHENILHFLTAEERKVEKQYWLITAYHPRGNLQEYLTRHLISWEDLRVLGGSLARGVAHLHSDHTPCGRPKVPIVHRDLKSSNILVKNDLTCCLCDFGLGLRLDNSLSVDDLANSGQVGTARYMAPEVLESRINLENIESFKQTDVYSMALVLWEITSRCNAIGEVKDYEPPFGSKVREHPCVESMKDNVLRDRGRPEIPNSWMKHQGVATVCATINECWDHDPEARLTAQCVAERFNDMDDDLDKLSTCSSSEEKIPEDCSVSVSDDK
- the tgfbr2b gene encoding TGF-beta receptor type-2 isoform X1, which translates into the protein MEQYRLSLLCWGTFLISTVVLDRNAVDGMHPLHNPFQLRQLCKFCDLEVSNCNGTGTCDTNCSITSICAQPDEICVAIWRKINDNTTIETLCHKPSEPLYGIMVENYNSTKCEMRKRMSNRGPFHICSCNAEECNDKLIFTLPIIPDPTNNQVVLVILVSLLPLLVLAVLVIASFYWYRMYRRRKLDEWETKKPSKRKGPKGPLDCSDACAIMMDDDRSDSSSTHANNLNHNTEPLPIELDLQVGKGRFAEVYKAKLRQSPSEQFETVAVKIFPYEEYASWKNEKDIFSDIDLKHENILHFLTAEERKVEKQYWLITAYHPRGNLQEYLTRHLISWEDLRVLGGSLARGVAHLHSDHTPCGRPKVPIVHRDLKSSNILVKNDLTCCLCDFGLGLRLDNSLSVDDLANSGQVGTARYMAPEVLESRINLENIESFKQTDVYSMALVLWEITSRCNAIGEVKDYEPPFGSKVREHPCVESMKDNVLRDRGRPEIPNSWMKHQGVATVCATINECWDHDPEARLTAQCVAERFNDMDDDLDKLSTCSSSEEKIPEDCSVSVSDDK